A genomic window from Paenibacillus sp. FSL K6-0276 includes:
- a CDS encoding ABC transporter ATP-binding protein, with product MPILQTENLKKHYGKIGSGVKALDGVSLAVEKGEFVAIVGTSGSGKSTLLHMLGGLDRATEGKVYVDGNDIFAMSDEKLTIFRRRSVGFVFQNYNLVPILNVRENIVLPIELDGGKIDEAYLDLIIRTLGLQEKVNTLPSNLSGGQQQRVAIARALATKPSIILADEPTGNLDSKTSQEVLILLKQMSEKFYQTIVMITHNEQIAQTADRIIRIEDGIIFTGQPRSSEVSQP from the coding sequence ATGCCTATTTTACAGACTGAAAATTTAAAAAAACACTATGGAAAGATCGGCTCTGGTGTTAAGGCTCTGGACGGTGTATCACTGGCGGTGGAAAAAGGCGAGTTTGTCGCTATCGTCGGTACTAGCGGCAGCGGTAAAAGCACTCTTCTTCATATGCTAGGTGGATTGGATCGGGCAACTGAGGGCAAGGTTTACGTGGACGGGAACGATATTTTTGCGATGAGTGACGAGAAGCTGACCATTTTTCGGCGCAGATCGGTGGGGTTTGTTTTTCAGAACTATAATTTGGTGCCCATATTAAATGTGCGGGAGAATATTGTACTGCCTATTGAGCTGGACGGTGGCAAAATAGATGAGGCTTATCTTGATCTGATCATCCGCACCTTGGGCTTGCAGGAAAAAGTGAATACTCTACCTTCTAATCTGTCTGGTGGGCAGCAGCAGCGGGTGGCGATTGCCAGAGCATTGGCAACCAAGCCATCAATTATCTTGGCGGATGAGCCCACAGGTAATCTGGATAGTAAAACAAGCCAGGAAGTACTGATTCTGCTGAAGCAGATGAGTGAGAAATTCTACCAAACTATCGTGATGATCACGCACAATGAACAAATTGCTCAAACTGCTGACCGCATTATCCGTATTGAAGATGGCATCATTTTCACTGGTCAACCCCGCAGCTCCGAAGTGAGCCAGCCATGA
- a CDS encoding FtsX-like permease family protein, whose amino-acid sequence MISTNNRKTIAALAKKSLKANRARNFTIICAIVLTTVLITAVFTMALSINKSMQHAQMQTTGSDYHGSFKYLNPAELEKLKNHPSIKEYGVFLKVGDISTSLFKNNRVEVLRVDENYVKHGFINFIAGGLPSRVDEIVLNTWALDMLGAKHELGQIVKLDIDTGEKVISQDFKISGFYETDQNLAMSGLAFVSEAFTQKNISQIDPDLSEATGSYVNTSDLAVMFNNSYNIEKKVQKILADTGLDVPYGVNPAYTSVSLSENLVNIIPYAVVILITMLSGYLLIYNIFFISVVRDVKFYGLLKTIGTTPRQLKKIISIQARSLYLVALPFGLGFGYLLGLLVLPMANSISSNTSGNVYSASPWIFIGAAAFSFMTVWIAASKPGRMASRTSPVEAVKFAGVSSIGKRKTKKSKHGAKLHNMAFSNLLRSKKKLILMLSSLSLSIILFSTIFTVISSLDVNKYLRAFISGDFVVQNEVLVSIRGARDGDPYKLSEEFANNLSKIDGVESVDKVYYRYVPYPVDDAVRAILEPSAAAADPHPYLLSTLDKGGMIYIKLYGLDPGWYDLLDKDIIEGEFNRQKFSSGKYVIITEANLMEEDSYRSYYHPGDTITFGKSGKSYEVMAVLKNDAVYAATTKAFSVLGYNAFLPAPELQKEIPQGTDPAYIVSATLHVDPTKLDQVEQAAKALTDSTNELTLKSREDYKEELGGFIRIFQTIGYSLSLVIALIGVLNYVNTVLTGVISRRNEFAMLESIGMTKKQLKRMLIYEGLYNVLCTVLITSTLGVLLTYKISKSITEVIAFTVFRMSWLPFIFTVPVMLIIAFAVTLRAYKTISQATIVERLREIE is encoded by the coding sequence ATGATCAGTACGAATAATCGCAAGACCATTGCTGCTTTAGCCAAAAAAAGCCTCAAAGCCAACCGGGCTCGCAATTTTACTATCATCTGTGCCATTGTACTGACTACCGTTTTGATCACCGCCGTGTTTACCATGGCGCTCAGTATTAACAAATCGATGCAACACGCACAAATGCAGACTACCGGTAGCGATTATCATGGAAGCTTCAAATATCTGAATCCTGCCGAGTTGGAGAAGCTGAAGAATCATCCATCCATCAAAGAATATGGCGTTTTCCTTAAGGTTGGCGATATAAGCACCAGTCTGTTCAAGAATAACCGCGTAGAGGTACTTCGTGTTGACGAGAATTATGTCAAACATGGATTTATCAACTTTATAGCTGGTGGTTTGCCTTCCCGTGTGGATGAAATCGTCCTAAATACTTGGGCGCTTGACATGCTTGGAGCAAAACATGAGTTAGGCCAGATTGTGAAGCTGGATATAGACACGGGTGAAAAAGTCATAAGCCAAGACTTTAAGATCTCCGGATTTTACGAAACCGATCAAAATTTAGCAATGTCAGGATTGGCTTTTGTATCAGAAGCTTTCACACAGAAGAACATTTCCCAAATTGATCCGGACCTCTCTGAAGCAACGGGTTCTTATGTGAACACCTCAGATTTGGCGGTGATGTTTAATAATTCTTATAATATTGAAAAGAAGGTACAAAAGATTTTGGCGGACACCGGCCTGGATGTGCCCTATGGTGTAAATCCTGCTTATACGAGTGTCTCTCTCTCTGAAAATCTAGTGAATATCATTCCTTATGCAGTTGTCATTCTAATCACAATGCTGAGCGGCTATTTGCTGATTTACAATATCTTTTTTATTTCCGTCGTGCGGGATGTGAAATTTTATGGACTGCTAAAGACCATCGGCACCACACCTCGACAACTGAAAAAAATCATCTCCATTCAGGCTCGCTCACTTTATCTCGTCGCGCTGCCCTTTGGATTAGGGTTTGGATATCTGCTAGGCTTACTGGTTCTCCCCATGGCCAACTCAATCTCAAGCAATACTTCCGGTAATGTCTATTCTGCTAGCCCGTGGATATTTATTGGCGCAGCAGCATTCTCGTTTATGACAGTATGGATCGCCGCAAGCAAACCGGGTCGGATGGCCTCGCGAACCTCGCCAGTAGAGGCTGTAAAATTTGCTGGAGTCAGCAGCATCGGAAAACGGAAAACCAAGAAATCAAAACATGGAGCAAAACTTCACAACATGGCGTTCTCCAACCTGCTCAGAAGCAAAAAAAAGCTGATCTTGATGCTCTCTTCGCTCTCCTTGAGTATCATCTTATTCAGCACCATTTTTACAGTAATCTCCTCTTTGGATGTGAATAAATATCTGCGTGCTTTTATCTCCGGAGATTTTGTGGTTCAGAATGAAGTGTTAGTCAGTATTAGAGGAGCTCGAGACGGTGATCCTTATAAGCTTTCGGAGGAATTCGCCAACAATCTAAGTAAAATTGACGGTGTAGAAAGTGTAGATAAGGTTTACTACAGGTATGTTCCATATCCTGTCGATGATGCGGTCCGGGCTATTTTAGAGCCATCGGCCGCTGCTGCTGACCCACATCCTTATCTTCTCTCCACTCTAGATAAGGGGGGAATGATCTACATTAAACTATATGGATTAGATCCAGGTTGGTATGATCTTTTGGACAAGGATATTATCGAAGGTGAGTTTAACAGGCAGAAGTTTTCTTCAGGAAAATATGTGATCATAACCGAGGCCAATCTAATGGAAGAAGATAGCTACCGCTCCTATTATCATCCTGGAGATACAATCACTTTCGGGAAGTCGGGGAAGTCTTATGAGGTGATGGCGGTATTAAAAAATGATGCGGTATATGCTGCAACAACAAAAGCTTTCTCCGTGTTAGGCTATAATGCCTTCCTCCCTGCTCCGGAACTGCAGAAGGAAATACCGCAAGGCACCGATCCGGCCTATATCGTTTCAGCCACACTGCACGTCGATCCGACTAAGCTGGACCAGGTAGAACAAGCTGCCAAAGCTCTAACAGATTCGACAAATGAATTAACCTTGAAATCCAGGGAGGATTACAAGGAGGAGCTTGGCGGATTTATTCGCATTTTTCAAACCATAGGTTATAGTCTTAGTTTAGTCATTGCTCTCATCGGCGTGTTGAATTATGTTAATACCGTACTTACTGGAGTCATCTCCCGCAGAAATGAATTTGCCATGCTGGAGAGCATCGGCATGACCAAAAAGCAATTAAAACGTATGTTAATTTATGAAGGACTCTACAATGTGCTTTGTACTGTGCTCATAACGTCAACATTAGGTGTGCTGCTGACCTATAAGATTTCCAAAAGCATCACAGAAGTTATAGCCTTTACGGTATTCCGAATGAGCTGGTTGCCGTTTATCTTCACCGTTCCTGTTATGTTAATCATTGCTTTCGCAGTGACGCTGAGAGCATATAAAACAATATCCCAAGCAACAATTGTGGAACGGTTAAGAGAGATAGAGTAG